The Drosophila sechellia strain sech25 chromosome 2L, ASM438219v1, whole genome shotgun sequence region CCTTCTTCTTCGATTCCTTCCCACCAATTTCCAGGATTACTCGCACCGCCATCTTTAGCTCAACCTCCAGGATTAATAGGACCAACAGTCTCGAGTCCATCGGGAATTCCAAATCTTCCCGGGACACACGTCTCTCCAGGTTGGAGTTCTCCTGGATCTTCGATTCCTTCCGACCAACTTCCAGGAATACAACTGCAACCAGGCTCAAGTTCTGGTCCTCAAGTCCTCCAACCTCAAGGTTGGAGTCCACCTGGAACTTCGGGTTCTTCCTCCCTAACGCCGGGACTACAAGAACCACCCCGCTTAAGCCAAATAGGATCTCCATATCCTTCCCACCAATCTTGGAGTGCACCAGGATCACCTTTTCCTCCCTCTCCCCAGCCAGGTCCAGCGGAAAAACCAAATTGGAATCATTTGTGGTCCGCTAATCGCCCCGTCTATCCTCCGGCATTGCCCGTACCACCAGTTTGGAGTTCATTTAGATCTTCGATTCCTTCAACCAAACTTCCAGCATTACAAGAGCCATCATTGGGATCTCTTGGACCCTCCCCCCTACCTACAGGGTTACCAGCGCCACCTAGCTGGGGTTCAATGGAGTCTTCAAAGCCTGTCCAACCTACAGAATTAATGGCTCCACCAAGTTTGAGTCCATCTGGATCTTCGAATTCTGCCCTTCAGCCCTTGCCCGCAAAACCAAATTGGAGTTCATCGGAACCCCCGAAATCGCCCCTTTAGCCTCCAGGATTGCCCGCATCACCAAGTATATAGTATACCTGGTATTCCCCCATATCAGAAAACAGGATTCCCCGGATCACCGCCATGAGTGAATACAAATTTAAAGGCAGAAAACAACAGTACCAACAGTGAAAAACAGCAATCTGTCTAAGTAAGCAAATATCAACAGGCTATAAGCTGTATTTTTctcattaaaaaaatacaaaaaaaaaatgtttttacgCTTTATAGCTGGGAATGAAACTGTATTTTTCtcattaaaaaattataaaaaaaataatgtttttacGCTTTATAGCTGGGAATGAaactttataatttatataatgttTCGAAAATCGCACACTTCATTTTAAACTTTTTGTTAAACTTATTCGTAAAGGTTGTCGGACTGAAAGCGTAACTGTTACTAATTACTTTAAGGCGTTTATAATTAATGAATTCATAAAATTGTTCAACAAAACtgagaaaattattaaatttcaatttattttaaagttgACCATATTAGAGACTACACTAAATGTCAAAATGGAATTATATGGTATTTGTGATTTTCCTCTCTGTGCCGGTAAGTCCGACTTTTAAGCACGTATAGAAAATCAAGTTTATTTAATCCAATTTAAGGGGAATATGGAAAGCAGTTTCGATGGGCTACGTTTCGGGGAGTCATACACACCATATCATTTTCCCTATATTCCCGATAGCTATCCCACACCTCCGGCTCCTGTCCCTCCACCAAAACAACggccgccaccaccacctccacctccaccaccTCCACCACCTCCAACTACAACACGTCCACCACCTACAACACCCACATCAACTACAACAACTACACCAATTAGGTCACCTCCACCGACTCCACCCTCTGCTCCACCACCGCCTGGTCCAGCACCCCCTGGAGAATGGTATCCGCTCCCCATATATGGGAACCCACCACAATTTGGAGATCCGCCTGGAACGCACTTGCCATCCAATTCGCAGACCAATTCAGGATACCTCCCTCCCCCAGCGATCTGCAATCCGCCCTATGAGCCACTGAATCAAATTGGACATCCACCAATATCACAGACGCCACCCAATTCAGGATTCGTTCCTCTCCCAGCGATCTGGAATCCGCCTTATGAACCACCGAATGAAGATGGACATCCTACTGAAACACAGACGCCTCCTAATTCAGGATTCGTCCCTGCCCCATCGATCTGGAATCCGCCTTATGAACCACCGAATCAAGATGGACATCCACCTGAATCACAGACGCCCTCCAATTCAGGATACGTCCCTCCCCCAGCAATCTTGAATCCGCCATATGGACCACCGAATCAAGATGGACATCCACCTGAATCACAGACACCCTCCAATTCAGGATTCGTCCCTCTCCCAGCGATCTGCAATGCACCGAATCAAATTGGACATCCACCTGGATCACAGATGCCTCCTAATTCAGGAATATACCCGCCATCCACCGGCTGGATTCCGCCATCTGGGCCAATAAATAAAGGTGGACATCCACCAGGATCACTGTCGCCTCCTAATTCTGGATTCCCACCGGGATCTATTCCGCCTCTTGGATCACCGAATCAAATTGGATATCCACCAGGATCACAGAAGCCTCCTAATTCCGGTATATATCCCCCATCAACGGACTGGACTTTGCCATCTGGGCTACCAAATCAAGGTGGAAGTCCACCAGGATCAATGGTGCCTCCAATTTCTGCATTGCCACCGGGCTCTATTCCGCCTCTTCGACCACCAATTCAAGGTGGACATCCACCAGGATCACAGAACCCTCCTAATTCCGGTATATACCCCCCATCCACGGGCTGGACTTTGCCATCTGGGCTACCAAATCAAGGTGAAAATCCACCAGGCTTACAGGTGCCACCTAAGTTGGGATTGCCACCAGGATCTATGCCGCCTCTTGGATCACCGAATCAAATTGGATATCCACCAGGATCACTGAAGCCTCCTAATTCCGGTATATATCCCCCATCAACGGGCTGGACTTTGCCATCTGGTCTACCAAATCAAGGTGGAAATCCACCAGGATCAATGGTGCCTCCAATTTCTGTATTGCCACCGGGCTCTATTCCGCCTCTTCGACCACCAATTCAAGGTGGACATCCACCAGGATCACAGAAGCCTCCTAATTCCGGTATATACCCCCCATCCACGGGCTGGACTTTGCCATCTGGGCTACCAAATCAAGGTGGAAATCCACCAGGATCAATGGTGCCTCCAATTTCTATATTGCCACCGGGCTCTATTCCGCCTCTTCGACCACCAATTCACGGTGGACATCCACCAGGATCACAGAAGCCTCCTAATTCCGGTATATACCCCCCATCCACGGGCTGGACTTTGCCATCTGGGCTACCAAATCAAGGTGGAAATCCACCAGGATCAATGGTGCCTCCAATTTCTGTATTGCCACCGGGCTCTATTCCGCCTCTTCGACCACCAATTCAGGGTGGACATCCACCAGGATCACTGAAGCCTCCTAATTCCGGTATATACCCCCCATCCACGGGCTGGACTTTGCCATCTGGGCTACCAAATCAAGGTGAAAATCCACCAGGCTCACAGGTGCCACCTAAGTTGGGATTGCCACCAGGATCTATGCCGCCTCTTGGATCACCGAATCAAATTGGATATCCACCAGGATCACTGAAGCCTCCTAATTCCGGTATGTATCCCCCATCAACGGGCTGGACTTTGCCATCTGGTCTACCAAATCAAGGTGGAAATCCACCAGGATCAATGGTGCCTCCAATTTCTGTATTGCCACCGGGCTCTATTCCGCCTCTTCGACCACCAATTCAAGGTGGACATCCACCAGGATCACAGAAGCCTCCTAATTCCGGTATATACCCATCATCCACGGGCTGGAATTTGCCATCTGGGCTACCAAATCAAGGTGGAAATCAACCAGGATCAATGGTGCCTCCAATTTCTGTATTGCCACCGGGCTCTATTCCGCCTCTTCGACCACCAATTCAAGGTGGACATCCACCAGGATCACAGAAGCCTCCTAATTCCGGTATATACCCCCCATCCACGGGCTGGAATTTGCCATCTGGGCTACCAAATCAAGGTGGAAATCAACCAGGATCAATGGTGCCTCCAATTTCTGTATTGCCACCGGGCTCTATTCCGCCTCTTCGACCACCAATTCAAGGTGGACATCCACCAGGATCACAGAAGCCTCCTAATTCAGGAATATACCCACCATCACCGGGCGGGATTTTGCCCTCTGGGCCACCAAATCAAGGTGGAAATCCACCAGGATCACAGGTGCCTCCTGGTTCTGGATTGCCACCGGGATCTATTCCGGCTCTTGGATCACCGAATCAAATTGTCCGTCCAACAGGATCACAGATGCCTGCTAGTTCCAATCTTCGTCCTCCACAACCTTCTGAGCCACAAAAACCTATCAATGTGCCCAACCAGCCAGATAAAAATCCACCTGGAGGAGGCAACTTTAATGTAAATGACATAAGCATCGACCGGGCCAATTAAAAATTGTGCaacaaaattgaaaagaaTTACATTTTACTTTTTCAATTGataaactaataaaaaagCGATGCTCGTAAAAATGAATATTTGAcatatagttttatttagctctatttaatttatttttccaaAGTGCTAATGGGAATCACCCTGTACGAAGATAATCTCCAAAACCATTATACTAGATATTTCGCAGCGCCGTCGAATGTAAATCAGTAATTAAAGATATCAGgagtttgaaatattttttggttAAACAGTTTGTAAAAAATCGTATatcaaatgtttttaaaaatgttatgtTTTACTTTATAAAATAGGATAGAATGTTACGTATTGGCTATGTGTTGTTTATAATCAATaattaaagtaaatatattaCATAATAATTGCACGTCAAATCGCTTAATAAAAAATGTCAAGCCGATTCGTTTTAGTATTAACCATACCAACTCCATTGCTGGCGATatattgaaaatgaaatttggTTCATTTACGAACAAGCGTATTCAGAAACTGCACTAAATGTGCAAATGGCAGCATATCTTTGTATTGATTTCCTTACTGCCACGTAGACATGGACTTGAGAGGCGGGAATCCTTGGTAAGAccattataaatatatactgTATCGTTATTAACAATATTCTTGGAATAGCTCGGTAAGCATTTACCTTCAGTGCCTTTTGATAAGGTCGATAAGCTATTATCGGAAATAGAAACAACTCATAGAGCTCTCCGCATAAATCGGCAGTTATGTAACAACAGGTAAAAGGTATACAATTCATTgatcatatacatatatatttaatttcgtAATACTTTTAAGCTCAATTCAAGTAAATGGTCTGGCCAACGGTTCCTCTTTACTGGAAAGCACAGAAAAGCAGATACTGCTTTTGACACGACTTTTTAACACCAGCTGCCCAAATGAATATCATCGGGAAATCCCGAGAGTACGCTCGGAGTATAAAtcattccattttccatttgtaCCAGAATATGAATATAATCCGAATTGTCCTCAAAAAACCCAACCTTGCAAGGGATTAAGccctactactactactacttctactactactacttctACTAATACTACTACTacaactactactactactactactaccacCACTACTACTCCTACTACTACTACCACCACTACTACTCCTACTACTACTACCACCACTACTACTCCTACTACTACCaccactactactactactactactaccacCACTACTACTCCTACTACTACCaccactactactactactactaccactcctactactactactattCCTACAACTACTTCTCCTAAAACTAATCCGTTTGTGGATCCTACTTCCACACCAGGCCCAACTGGCTCAGACGAGGAATATGTGATACAAAACATAAACTTTATTAGAAATTATGTATAAATagtaattatattattatttttagatattcaaaattatatttttttacaatGAAAACAAACAACTCAATGAATGATAAGAAGAATTAGTCATTTGATCAAATTAGTAGAgtttacaaatacaaatactacaaatttatttggctGGGACGTTAAAGGAATATTTCGAATTTGTTAACCACGTGCTATTTAGTTTTTTGAGTACTGAGTACCACTGTGCGATCCTAGAGTGTCTCGCGTTTGGCGTTGACTTGTGAGAAAGCTGGGCGAAATATTTTAGAATTTTCACAACACGTCACACGACAGCAGGCCCAGCAGAAGAGGGCATACGTGAATGGTCTCGGACCTGAGGCCCTTGGCAGGCTGAGGGATTGGGAAGGGAGGATGTAGATGGAGGGTCGGAATCTGAACCTGGATAGCTGGATGACTGGATGGCTGGAAGCTGCGCCGGCACCCGCACGCTCATGGCTTGTATTTGGCTTGTTAACTGCGCTTGTTTACTTTATGTTAAATTAAGTTGAGAATCGTGCAATGCAAATCAGTGCGCAGTGCCAGCCGGAAAAGTcagtccaagtccaagtctGAGTCGCAGTCGAAGCTGCAGTCCGATCTGCAGCCGCATACAATTTTCCAACTCTTTTCTAATTGCCAAGACCAAGACCAAGACCGAGATCGGGACGACGAGCGGGTTCTGGAGGAGAAGAGTTCACTGATTGCTTTGCATACGAAATGAATTAATGTCATTGAGGAAGAAGATGTTGCCAGTTGGCACTGCAGGGGACGATTCTCCGGTAGCCGAAGACGAGTCTTCCACACCGCTCCTCCCTTCCTTTCTTCTGCTCGCTTCTTCTCCTTTTCTTCGTGCCGGCCTGTTACTAATTTGAATTGCAGTGCACCGGACTCGAGACGAGCTTCCTTTTCATTATCTAAGGGTCTAAGACTTCATTGCTGGCAGTTATCAAATGCAGCACATCAGGCGAAGCCACACTGCAGACTCCGAGTCAGTCTGAGAATTCAAAGACCGCACTTGTCTGCCAGACTGCACTTGAAGAAGAATTCTTAAACCATATCAATTtgcaatcaaataaatattccACAATGTCAATCAATTTCTAATAGAGCTGACCAGCTGGTCTCCTAATTGCTGGTTTTAATTAAGTAGTAGGGctttttcttgcagtgcataGTCAATTCTCGACTCTCTCTCGTGTTCTCACTCGACATCTTTCTCTGGGTTCTTCCCAGCTGGAGTCGTCGTCGCCGTCACACACAATAATTAAAATCTTTGCATTTGCCATGATTGTTTCCACCGCCGAGATAAGTGCGGCAACAACTGcatctgcaactgcaactgcaaactgcaactgcaaacTGCAAGCTGCAACTGCCGCTTAGATAATGCAATTCAATGTtcttatgcaaatttatgagTGACTGACTGAGTGACTCTGACGGGCAACTGCCACCGGGCGAAAAGCAAAGAGCAAGAAGCAAGTGAATGGCATGCCATTCAACCTTTCTAACTTGGCTTACAGTTTGGCATCCTCGCTCTCTTAGCCCGTTTGCCATTGCCAACCTGGTTCAATGATCTGCATCCTACATGCATACGTACGTGGTCTTAAGTGATTCCTGCTGCGTGTTTGTCActcagccacgcccaccaaagggaggggggggggtgggggggggggggggggggaggtTGTGGTATTTATTCATGCTGAAAACATAATGACCATGCTGAAATCTGCGACCTTTTCATTGTTCTTTTTCTGGCAATTACAATTGCAACAATTAGACGTGAGTTCAATTTGCATATCTCTGATGCTTTCCATGATTAAGTTGTGCATTTAACTAATGAATCTGGGCCAAGTTTGTGGCACTCTGCGATCTGCTTTTACACATTATGCTAATTTTgcgaaaagaaacaaatttctAAAGCTGCCCACATTTGCATGCGCTTATAGTTTGCATAAGAGTAAAAGTTATTTATGTTGGGAAGCCAAGCCAAACAAGACGAAATGTAAATATAAGTCTATTAGCTTTTTGCGTTTTTGATATGCGTAGCACAGACTATATTTGATATATGTAAAATCTATCAATTTTAATGGGTTTCTGGCagatttattattgttatagTAGGTCAGCCAAAGCACCCTAAATTGTGACCTTAAATATTCCGAGGCAATTTGTGTTcttgtataatttattttgtggaGGCATGCATGTAAGTGCCACATGTTGCATAATTTCAAACTGCACGCAATTTTTCAACGCGCtgcatttattaatttatattttttgggcGTTTGGATGGACGACACTGAGCCGCAGGCGAATCAATTTCGTTGCCAATCCAAGTCCAGGAATAAAGTGGAgggcgacgacgacgacattCCATACAAAGAAATATGATCGAGGAGCCAGCAGAAGGAGCTGGGCGAATAACTTGTCCCTGGTTCTGGTTGCGTTTTGTAAATTATGCCGAAAAGCAAACCCCTTCGCAAAGCCATATAAATTATTCCCCATCTGCGGCAGCGTGAAAGCGGGCGTTTGCCTCCGGTTAATGATGATACCGGATAACCGGCACTTAAAGGATATTTATGCTGCAATGCCGATCGCTCAGATGGCATTTCGCCATTCGCCATTCGCCATTCGattccattcgattcgatcGAGTGGCGCGGAGAAAGAGACTCTCGAGTGGGCCAGCAGgaatccgccaactcagcgcCCGAGTTTATTTTGGCCAGGTCCGGCGGGTCAGAGGCGCTGCTGTCGATGACGATGCCTAAGCCGCTCCAGATGCCCATTAAAAGTCCATTAAAAAAGCGGCGGGAGGTGGAAGTGGTGAGCCCGCTCTTGGGTTTGCTCCACTTTCATGAATATGCAAAGTTGTTATGGCAAAATCTGACGGAGGTTTGACGAACTTCAAATACTCTGCATAACTCAAAAATAACTTTATATATAGTAGGGATTTCTTTCAGAAATTTGTTATTAATGGTTTAAAAAGCTTTATAAAAtagcaataaatttgttttattacaaAAAGCTTCTTCTGTAATTTTCTTCAACAAATATAAAACCTGGGCCAGTCATTGGATGATCTTGCTATTTCCTAATTGTTAGCTTTTAAGCCTTTAATTCACCTCTGATTGACCCTTCCCAATAGCCCATATTTCTGAGCATCCCACACTTAAAAGCCTTAATTGATATTAAAAGTTTATTGGGCCATTCGGCAAGTTGTTCTGGATGATGAAAACGGTGATTTGTACAGAgccaaaaatacaaaaccCTCCGCACTCGAGAACCGCAAGGTGTGCGTCTGTGCGGCGCTATAAAGTGTTATGCAAATAAGCTGCTGCCAAACAAAGAAAGCggagaaagaaagaaagaaagaagagCACGGGGAGAAAGAAGAAAGAAAGATGCGCACGCAGCTTATACAAGCAATAAAACATtcatatttttagttttattaaaaaaccGATTCGAAATGATCGCCAACTCAAGCGTTTGGGCCCTATAAGTAGCCGGTGTTTGGCAAACCACTCTGTCACTTTCCTCAGAAGTCAACTCCGGACAAGATGCGCGTCTACCTGGCCCTGCCGCTCCTGCTACTGGGCATCGGCCTCAGTTTGGCCCAGTACCAGTACCAGGCGCCCCACCAAACCCTCGCCCAGCAATTCGCCGACGTGGTGGATGTGGTCGATCCTGCAGAGCAATCTATCAAAGCAGTGCGACCACCGAAGAGCCGCAATCAGTGCACCACCAAGCAGAACTGCTGTGTGTACCACACAATGCTCTAGAGAAAGTAGTTATCTCATACCTAATCCCTTTAATGTTGCATCTTCCAGTCTGCGGCACCCCGAATGTCAACCGAATTGTGGGCGGCCAGCAGGTGCGCTCCAACAAGTATCCTTGGACCGCCCAGTTGGTCAAGGGTCGTCATTATCCCCGCctcttctgcggcggttcccTGATCAACGATCGCTATGTGCTGACCGCCGCCCATTGTGTGCACGGAAACAGGGATCAGATCACCATTCGCCTGCTCCAGATCGACAGATCCTCCCGGGATCCTGGCATTGTGCGCAAGGTCGTCCAGACCACTGTGCATCCCAACTACGATCCCAACCGGATTGTCAACGACGTGGCTCTGCT contains the following coding sequences:
- the LOC6613363 gene encoding basic proline-rich protein isoform X1, whose amino-acid sequence is MSKWNYMVFVIFLSVPGNMESSFDGLRFGESYTPYHFPYIPDSYPTPPAPVPPPKQRPPPPPPPPPPPPPPTTTRPPPTTPTSTTTTTPIRSPPPTPPSAPPPPGPAPPGEWYPLPIYGNPPQFGDPPGTHLPSNSQTNSGYLPPPAICNPPYEPLNQIGHPPISQTPPNSGFVPLPAIWNPPYEPPNEDGHPTETQTPPNSGFVPAPSIWNPPYEPPNQDGHPPESQTPSNSGYVPPPAILNPPYGPPNQDGHPPESQTPSNSGFVPLPAICNAPNQIGHPPGSQMPPNSGIYPPSTGWIPPSGPINKGGHPPGSLSPPNSGFPPGSIPPLGSPNQIGYPPGSQKPPNSGIYPPSTDWTLPSGLPNQGGSPPGSMVPPISALPPGSIPPLRPPIQGGHPPGSQNPPNSGIYPPSTGWTLPSGLPNQGENPPGLQVPPKLGLPPGSMPPLGSPNQIGYPPGSLKPPNSGIYPPSTGWTLPSGLPNQGGNPPGSMVPPISVLPPGSIPPLRPPIQGGHPPGSQKPPNSGIYPPSTGWTLPSGLPNQGGNPPGSMVPPISILPPGSIPPLRPPIHGGHPPGSQKPPNSGIYPPSTGWTLPSGLPNQGGNPPGSMVPPISVLPPGSIPPLRPPIQGGHPPGSLKPPNSGIYPPSTGWTLPSGLPNQGENPPGSQVPPKLGLPPGSMPPLGSPNQIGYPPGSLKPPNSGMYPPSTGWTLPSGLPNQGGNPPGSMVPPISVLPPGSIPPLRPPIQGGHPPGSQKPPNSGIYPSSTGWNLPSGLPNQGGNQPGSMVPPISVLPPGSIPPLRPPIQGGHPPGSQKPPNSGIYPPSTGWNLPSGLPNQGGNQPGSMVPPISVLPPGSIPPLRPPIQGGHPPGSQKPPNSGIYPPSPGGILPSGPPNQGGNPPGSQVPPGSGLPPGSIPALGSPNQIVRPTGSQMPASSNLRPPQPSEPQKPINVPNQPDKNPPGGGNFNVNDISIDRAN
- the LOC116803582 gene encoding exocyst complex component 5, with protein sequence MCKWQHIFVLISLLPRRHGLERRESLLGKHLPSVPFDKVDKLLSEIETTHRALRINRQLCNNSSIQVNGLANGSSLLESTEKQILLLTRLFNTSCPNEYHREIPRVRSEYKSFHFPFVPEYDTTTTTTPTTTTTTTTPTTTTTTTTTTTTTTTTPTTTTTTTTTTTTPTTTTIPTTTSPKTNPFVDPTSTPGPTGSDEEYVIQNINFIRNYV
- the LOC6613364 gene encoding trypsin-1, which codes for MRVYLALPLLLLGIGLSLAQYQYQAPHQTLAQQFADVVDVVDPAEQSIKAVRPPKSRNQCTTKQNCFCGTPNVNRIVGGQQVRSNKYPWTAQLVKGRHYPRLFCGGSLINDRYVLTAAHCVHGNRDQITIRLLQIDRSSRDPGIVRKVVQTTVHPNYDPNRIVNDVALLKLESPVPLTGNMRPVCLPEANHNFDGKTAVVAGWGLIKEGGVTSNYLQEVNVPVITNAQCRQTRYKDKIAEVMLCAGLVQQGGKDACQGDSGGPLIVNEGRYKLAGVVSFGYGCAQKNAPGVYARVSKFLDWIQKNTADGCYCQS
- the LOC6613363 gene encoding basic proline-rich protein isoform X2, whose protein sequence is MSKWNYMVFVIFLSVPGNMESSFDGLRFGESYTPYHFPYIPDSYPTPPAPVPPPKQRPPPPPPPPPPPPPPTTTRPPPTTPTSTTTTTPIRSPPPTPPSAPPPPGPAPPGEWYPLPIYGNPPQFGDPPGTHLPSNSQTNSGYLPPPAICNPPYEPLNQIGHPPISQTPPNSGFVPLPAIWNPPYEPPNEDGHPTETQTPPNSGFVPAPSIWNPPYEPPNQDGHPPESQTPSNSGYVPPPAILNPPYGPPNQDGHPPESQTPSNSGFVPLPAICNAPNQIGHPPGSQMPPNSGIYPPSTGWIPPSGPINKGGHPPGSLSPPNSGFPPGSIPPLGSPNQIGYPPGSQKPPNSGIYPPSTDWTLPSGLPNQGGSPPGSMVPPISALPPGSIPPLRPPIQGGHPPGSQNPPNSGIYPPSTGWTLPSGLPNQGGNPPGSMVPPISVLPPGSIPPLRPPIQGGHPPGSQKPPNSGIYPPSTGWTLPSGLPNQGGNPPGSMVPPISILPPGSIPPLRPPIHGGHPPGSQKPPNSGIYPPSTGWTLPSGLPNQGGNPPGSMVPPISVLPPGSIPPLRPPIQGGHPPGSLKPPNSGIYPPSTGWTLPSGLPNQGENPPGSQVPPKLGLPPGSMPPLGSPNQIGYPPGSLKPPNSGMYPPSTGWTLPSGLPNQGGNPPGSMVPPISVLPPGSIPPLRPPIQGGHPPGSQKPPNSGIYPSSTGWNLPSGLPNQGGNQPGSMVPPISVLPPGSIPPLRPPIQGGHPPGSQKPPNSGIYPPSTGWNLPSGLPNQGGNQPGSMVPPISVLPPGSIPPLRPPIQGGHPPGSQKPPNSGIYPPSPGGILPSGPPNQGGNPPGSQVPPGSGLPPGSIPALGSPNQIVRPTGSQMPASSNLRPPQPSEPQKPINVPNQPDKNPPGGGNFNVNDISIDRAN
- the LOC116801616 gene encoding vegetative cell wall protein gp1, with the protein product MWKWIINIILLSVVQASKEVDGKISPRTTFQKILQPYPCNPPHPISQYSQKYPSPGYLCYPQNEINKYLWYPPWSQWVVQGYPTGNGLYAQLPTGSQILPFQQPNYQIPLVQLPAQPAPPSLSPPSSSIPSHQFPGLLAPPSLAQPPGLIGPTVSSPSGIPNLPGTHVSPGWSSPGSSIPSDQLPGIQLQPGSSSGPQVLQPQGWSPPGTSGSSSLTPGLQEPPRLSQIGSPYPSHQSWSAPGSPFPPSPQPGPAEKPNWNHLWSANRPVYPPALPVPPVWSSFRSSIPSTKLPALQEPSLGSLGPSPLPTGLPAPPSWGSMESSKPVQPTELMAPPSLSPSGSSNSALQPLPAKPNWSSSEPPKSPL
- the LOC6613363 gene encoding basic proline-rich protein isoform X3, which translates into the protein MSKWNYMVFVIFLSVPGNMESSFDGLRFGESYTPYHFPYIPDSYPTPPAPVPPPKQRPPPPPPPPPPPPPPTTTRPPPTTPTSTTTTTPIRSPPPTPPSAPPPPGPAPPGEWYPLPIYGNPPQFGDPPGTHLPSNSQTNSGYLPPPAICNPPYEPLNQIGHPPISQTPPNSGFVPLPAIWNPPYEPPNEDGHPTETQTPPNSGFVPAPSIWNPPYEPPNQDGHPPESQTPSNSGYVPPPAILNPPYGPPNQDGHPPESQTPSNSGFVPLPAICNAPNQIGHPPGSQMPPNSGIYPPSTGWIPPSGPINKGGHPPGSLSPPNSGFPPGSIPPLGSPNQIGYPPGSLKPPNSGIYPPSTGWTLPSGLPNQGENPPGSQVPPKLGLPPGSMPPLGSPNQIGYPPGSLKPPNSGMYPPSTGWTLPSGLPNQGGNPPGSMVPPISVLPPGSIPPLRPPIQGGHPPGSQKPPNSGIYPSSTGWNLPSGLPNQGGNQPGSMVPPISVLPPGSIPPLRPPIQGGHPPGSQKPPNSGIYPPSTGWNLPSGLPNQGGNQPGSMVPPISVLPPGSIPPLRPPIQGGHPPGSQKPPNSGIYPPSPGGILPSGPPNQGGNPPGSQVPPGSGLPPGSIPALGSPNQIVRPTGSQMPASSNLRPPQPSEPQKPINVPNQPDKNPPGGGNFNVNDISIDRAN